The following proteins come from a genomic window of Nostoc sp. ATCC 53789:
- a CDS encoding ABC transporter permease, protein MTQQEPDVLLNGWVKAPPTVRVNLISAIKELVTKTLAIAELEIRKLRHDPTDLVVRAVQPALWLLIFGQVFSRTRAIPTGNLPYLDFISAGILAQSILFVAIFSGGMTLIWERDLGIVHKFLASPTPRVAMVLGKALACGVRCLSQVIFIYGLAFLLGVKLNLHPLAILQVLLLVILGAGSFCIFSLIIGCLVKSRERMTGIGQLLTMPLFFASNAIYPISLMPSWLKFISHLNPLTYLVDGLRSTMLLNGTSIYGFGLDCTILLFTLIILAILGGKLYPRVAM, encoded by the coding sequence GTGACACAGCAAGAACCAGACGTACTGCTCAACGGTTGGGTTAAAGCACCACCCACTGTCCGAGTAAATTTGATCTCTGCAATTAAAGAGTTAGTTACGAAAACCCTGGCGATCGCTGAATTGGAAATCCGTAAACTCCGCCACGATCCCACTGATTTAGTCGTTCGGGCTGTGCAACCAGCTTTATGGCTGCTAATTTTTGGGCAAGTTTTCTCCCGAACTCGCGCGATTCCTACAGGGAACTTACCCTATTTGGACTTCATTTCTGCTGGCATTTTGGCTCAGAGTATTTTGTTTGTGGCAATTTTTAGTGGTGGAATGACGCTAATCTGGGAGCGAGATTTAGGCATTGTCCATAAATTTTTAGCTAGTCCTACGCCTCGTGTGGCGATGGTGTTGGGCAAAGCCCTGGCGTGTGGGGTGAGGTGCTTATCTCAGGTAATATTCATTTACGGATTAGCATTTTTATTAGGTGTCAAACTAAATCTTCATCCCCTAGCTATTCTCCAAGTACTGCTGCTAGTCATACTGGGAGCGGGTTCTTTTTGTATTTTCTCATTAATTATTGGCTGTTTGGTGAAAAGCCGAGAAAGGATGACGGGTATTGGACAATTGTTAACGATGCCGTTATTTTTTGCTAGCAATGCCATCTATCCGATTTCTTTGATGCCCAGTTGGTTAAAGTTCATTTCTCATTTAAATCCGTTGACTTATCTGGTTGACGGCTTACGCAGCACGATGCTGTTGAATGGCACTAGCATCTATGGCTTTGGTCTGGATTGTACAATTCTCTTATTCACATTAATCATTTTGGCCATCCTTGGTGGAAAACTTTATCCACGGGTGGCCATGTAA
- a CDS encoding MarR family transcriptional regulator yields MTLDKPNQGATSEECAARVMETVPLVMRFIRADMRAHSAAFLSIPQLRSLAFINRNPGASLSDLAEHLGVTSATASATIERLVQRDFVKRIAHPQERRRVLLNLTEDGKHHLKQSQDQTRAHITDLLTGLSEDQISNIEEGLTLLKNVFEKTELKAP; encoded by the coding sequence ATGACCTTGGATAAACCTAATCAAGGTGCAACTTCCGAAGAATGTGCCGCTAGAGTAATGGAGACAGTTCCATTAGTGATGCGGTTTATCCGAGCGGATATGCGTGCCCATAGTGCCGCTTTTTTATCTATACCTCAATTGCGATCGCTAGCATTTATCAACCGCAATCCTGGGGCTTCATTATCTGATCTGGCAGAGCATTTAGGTGTCACCTCTGCCACGGCATCAGCAACCATAGAACGCTTGGTACAACGCGACTTCGTGAAACGGATTGCTCATCCTCAAGAGCGGCGGCGGGTGCTGCTCAATTTAACTGAAGATGGAAAACACCATCTTAAGCAATCCCAAGATCAAACTCGCGCTCATATTACCGATTTACTGACAGGTCTTTCAGAAGACCAAATTTCCAACATTGAAGAAGGCTTAACTCTACTAAAAAATGTCTTCGAAAAAACAGAACTCAAAGCCCCATAA
- a CDS encoding MFS transporter: protein MSSKKQNSKPHNFEVAEHDPFAAFKFRDYRLFTIGRLVLFVGSQMQTVAIGWELYERTNSAIALGGVGLAQVLPMIILTLIAGDVADRRDRKLTMLLSVILLALCSLALAVLSYTQGAIFLIYACLVLTGVARAFLKPASDALMWQLIPVTAFTNAATWNSSSFQLAAVIGPAFGGFGIALLGSATGVYVLAAIAALLCFILTLAIKEQKVIRSTEPISLQALAAGAKFVWQNQLILAAITLDMFAVLLGGAIALLPIFAKDILHVGPVELGYLQAAHSIGALTMAITLAYLPPLRKAGPALLWSVVGFGVVTIIFGLSRSFWLSMLMLILGGALDSISVVIRHTLVQIRTPDHLRGRVAAINSVFISASNELGGFESGLTAALFGPVISVVGGGIGTIVVVIATAMIWPGIRKLGALQEYK from the coding sequence ATGTCTTCGAAAAAACAGAACTCAAAGCCCCATAACTTTGAGGTTGCAGAACACGATCCCTTTGCAGCCTTTAAGTTTCGAGACTATCGGCTATTTACCATTGGACGGCTGGTGCTGTTCGTGGGGTCGCAAATGCAAACTGTAGCGATTGGCTGGGAACTCTATGAGCGGACTAACTCAGCGATCGCTTTAGGTGGTGTAGGACTGGCGCAAGTCCTACCAATGATTATTCTTACCTTAATTGCCGGAGATGTTGCCGATCGCCGCGATCGCAAACTCACCATGTTACTGTCGGTAATACTGCTAGCCCTCTGCTCGCTGGCTTTAGCAGTTCTTTCCTATACTCAAGGTGCAATTTTTCTAATTTACGCCTGTTTGGTATTAACAGGTGTTGCTAGGGCATTCCTCAAACCTGCCAGTGATGCTCTGATGTGGCAATTGATACCTGTCACAGCTTTCACCAATGCAGCCACTTGGAATAGTAGTAGCTTTCAGTTAGCCGCAGTTATCGGCCCAGCCTTCGGGGGATTCGGGATTGCGCTATTGGGAAGTGCTACAGGAGTTTATGTATTAGCAGCGATCGCAGCGTTGCTGTGTTTTATTTTAACGCTGGCGATTAAAGAGCAAAAAGTTATTCGCTCAACTGAGCCAATCTCACTCCAAGCGCTTGCAGCTGGCGCTAAATTTGTTTGGCAGAATCAGCTGATTTTAGCAGCAATCACATTAGATATGTTTGCAGTATTGTTGGGTGGTGCGATCGCGCTTCTCCCGATTTTTGCCAAAGATATTTTACACGTGGGGCCAGTGGAGTTGGGATATCTACAAGCAGCCCATTCCATCGGTGCTTTGACTATGGCGATTACCCTGGCGTATTTACCACCGTTACGCAAAGCAGGCCCAGCCTTATTGTGGTCAGTGGTTGGCTTTGGGGTTGTAACAATTATCTTTGGACTTTCTCGTTCCTTTTGGCTATCTATGTTAATGCTGATTCTTGGTGGCGCACTGGATAGTATTAGCGTTGTGATTCGCCATACATTGGTTCAAATCAGAACACCCGATCATTTGCGTGGTCGAGTTGCTGCTATTAATAGCGTGTTTATTAGTGCCTCCAATGAGTTGGGGGGCTTTGAGTCCGGCTTGACTGCTGCTTTATTTGGCCCGGTGATTTCCGTTGTGGGTGGTGGAATTGGCACAATTGTGGTGGTAATTGCTACGGCAATGATTTGGCCAGGAATTCGTAAGTTAGGAGCTTTGCAAGAGTATAAATAG
- the recN gene encoding DNA repair protein RecN has translation MLLCLRIENFALIDQLELEFGAGLNVLTGETGAGKSIILDAIDAALGGKVSSRVIRTGTSRAMVEATFTSNAPLAAWLTEQEIDLLDENSVVISREITATATNIRSRSRVNGVLVNRQIMGGMRDRLVEITAQGQTVQVGQSAQVRDWLDLYGGDSLMQQRHKVATSFNTYQQAHLALEKRRTSERERLQQLDLLTYQVQELGAANLSEPNELEQLGQERERLNHVVDLQQMSYKVYQALYQNDHETPAAGDLLGDSEAILNDMVEYDTQLQHLLELVRDAQAAVMEVGRQINAYGDGLEADPQRLEEVEERIQELKQICRKYGPTLTEAIAYYQRIQEELAQLNDSEQSIEKLEQQEKACFEKLTQATNQLTQLRSKAAANLESRLIAELKPLAMEKVKFLVEIVPAFPTVMGADKITFTFSSNPGEPLQPLTEVASGGEMSRFLLALKACFSQVDVAGTMVFDEIDVGVSGRVAQAIAEKLHQLSQRNQVLCVTHQPLVAAMADQHFRVDKQTINQGKGKKANNENAEQRTVVRVTTLDNLTSRREELAQLAGGKSASDAIAFAESLLLQAANHRQKIKN, from the coding sequence ATGTTGCTTTGCCTGCGAATTGAAAACTTTGCCTTAATTGACCAACTGGAATTGGAATTTGGCGCGGGACTAAATGTGCTGACAGGTGAAACCGGCGCTGGAAAATCGATTATTTTGGATGCCATTGATGCTGCTTTAGGCGGTAAAGTCTCTAGTCGAGTCATTCGCACAGGGACAAGTCGAGCGATGGTAGAAGCAACTTTTACCTCAAATGCTCCCCTAGCAGCTTGGTTGACTGAACAAGAAATAGATTTGCTTGATGAAAATTCCGTAGTTATTAGCCGAGAAATCACAGCCACTGCTACTAATATCCGCAGTCGATCGCGGGTGAATGGCGTGTTGGTAAATCGGCAGATTATGGGAGGAATGCGCGATCGCTTAGTAGAGATCACAGCCCAAGGCCAAACGGTACAAGTGGGGCAATCTGCTCAAGTCCGCGACTGGTTAGATTTATATGGCGGCGACTCTTTAATGCAGCAGCGTCATAAAGTCGCTACGAGTTTTAATACTTACCAACAGGCGCATTTAGCATTAGAAAAACGCCGGACATCAGAACGGGAACGGTTGCAACAACTAGATTTGCTCACTTATCAAGTGCAGGAATTGGGAGCAGCTAATCTCAGCGAACCCAATGAATTGGAACAGTTGGGACAAGAACGGGAACGCCTGAATCATGTCGTCGATTTGCAACAGATGAGTTACAAGGTTTATCAGGCTTTGTATCAAAACGATCATGAAACCCCAGCCGCAGGAGATTTACTGGGAGATAGTGAGGCGATATTAAATGACATGGTGGAGTACGATACCCAGCTGCAACACCTTTTGGAATTGGTTAGGGACGCGCAAGCTGCGGTAATGGAAGTGGGAAGACAAATTAATGCTTATGGGGACGGTTTGGAAGCCGATCCACAGCGATTGGAAGAGGTGGAAGAAAGGATTCAAGAATTAAAGCAAATTTGCCGCAAGTATGGGCCGACACTTACCGAAGCGATCGCTTATTACCAACGTATCCAAGAGGAATTAGCCCAGCTTAACGACAGCGAACAATCTATTGAAAAATTAGAACAGCAAGAAAAAGCGTGTTTTGAAAAACTCACCCAAGCAACTAATCAGTTAACTCAATTGCGGAGTAAGGCAGCTGCTAATTTAGAATCACGTTTAATAGCTGAACTCAAGCCTTTAGCGATGGAAAAGGTGAAGTTTCTGGTTGAGATAGTACCTGCTTTTCCCACTGTTATGGGAGCAGATAAAATTACCTTTACATTTAGTTCTAACCCTGGAGAACCACTGCAACCTTTAACAGAAGTTGCCTCTGGCGGGGAAATGAGCCGCTTTTTACTGGCGCTGAAAGCTTGTTTTTCTCAGGTTGATGTGGCTGGGACAATGGTTTTTGATGAAATTGATGTCGGGGTTTCGGGAAGAGTCGCCCAAGCGATCGCGGAAAAATTACACCAGCTAAGTCAACGCAATCAGGTATTATGTGTTACCCACCAGCCTTTAGTTGCGGCAATGGCCGATCAGCATTTTCGCGTCGATAAGCAAACTATCAATCAAGGCAAAGGTAAAAAAGCTAACAATGAGAACGCTGAACAGCGTACCGTTGTTAGAGTTACGACCTTGGATAATTTAACCAGTCGCCGGGAAGAATTAGCGCAGTTAGCTGGTGGTAAATCTGCAAGTGATGCGATCGCTTTTGCTGAATCTCTTTTACTACAAGCTGCTAACCACCGTCAAAAAATTAAAAATTAA
- a CDS encoding AarF/ABC1/UbiB kinase family protein, translated as MIVKTLPPSSRPIQEDSSNGTNSRGELDVIDIVPEENGTSSLVVRSPRLLAAQKIRTTAEPETLYDPVSIAEHYQNRPLQVLRRIFAVLGPTLSFAFGLWSDSKRGIVVKNDRRRATQLRVLLTQLGPAYIKIGQALSTRPDLVPTVYLEELTKLQDQLPPFPNELAYQFIKEELGAPPEEVYAELSAQPIAAASLGQVYKGKLKTGEEVAVKVQRPDLRERITIDLYILRNIAAWVQKTVKRVRSDLVGILDELGDRIFEEMDYIHEGENAERFFELYGHIKDIYVPKIYWEYTNRRVLTMEWINGIKLTQTEEISAQGIDARYLIEVGVQCSLRQLLEHGFFHADPHPGNLLATPDGKLAYLDFGMMSEIKPPQRYGLIEAIVHVVNRDFEGLAKDYVKLDFLSPETDLTPIIPAFARVFADAQGASVADLNIKSITDELSALMYEYPFRVPPYYALIIRSLVTLEGIAIFIDPTFKVLSEAYPYVSKRLLTDQAPQLRASLQDLLFKDGRFRWNRLENLLRNARNSQDYDFNLVLNQGIEFLSSERGAFILDKLVDESVNGLDALSKNVLHNFTSLLRERVGLTAVNETPAATVEQQQTLEHIKHILGILRETRGFDPLQLATQISQLLVNSDVQRLGQQIANRFTQKAVARLIRQLLAS; from the coding sequence ATGATTGTTAAGACACTTCCCCCTAGTTCCCGACCGATTCAGGAGGACAGTAGCAACGGCACAAATAGCCGAGGTGAACTGGACGTTATAGATATAGTGCCAGAAGAAAATGGTACATCGAGCTTAGTTGTGCGATCGCCAAGACTCTTAGCAGCCCAAAAGATTCGGACAACAGCCGAACCTGAGACGCTTTACGATCCCGTGAGCATAGCGGAGCATTATCAAAACAGACCCCTGCAAGTTTTACGGCGGATTTTCGCCGTGTTGGGGCCGACTTTATCCTTTGCTTTTGGGTTGTGGTCGGATAGTAAACGGGGAATTGTCGTCAAAAATGACCGCCGCCGAGCTACTCAGCTTCGAGTATTGCTGACTCAACTGGGGCCTGCTTATATCAAAATTGGACAAGCTTTGTCCACTAGACCGGATCTCGTTCCTACCGTATATCTAGAAGAATTAACTAAGCTACAAGACCAATTACCACCTTTTCCTAACGAACTTGCTTACCAGTTTATCAAAGAAGAACTAGGCGCACCTCCAGAAGAGGTTTACGCCGAACTCTCGGCCCAGCCCATTGCTGCGGCTTCCTTGGGACAAGTATATAAAGGTAAGCTAAAAACTGGTGAAGAAGTTGCCGTAAAAGTCCAACGCCCCGACTTAAGAGAGCGGATCACCATCGACTTGTATATCTTGCGTAATATCGCCGCCTGGGTGCAGAAAACAGTCAAACGGGTAAGAAGTGATTTAGTTGGGATTCTCGATGAATTAGGCGATCGCATCTTTGAAGAGATGGACTATATTCACGAAGGTGAAAATGCCGAAAGATTTTTCGAGCTATACGGTCATATAAAAGACATCTACGTACCGAAAATTTACTGGGAATATACCAATCGTCGCGTTTTGACGATGGAATGGATTAACGGTATTAAATTAACTCAGACAGAAGAAATTAGTGCCCAAGGCATAGATGCTCGTTATCTCATTGAAGTGGGTGTCCAGTGTTCCTTGCGCCAGTTGCTAGAACATGGATTTTTCCACGCCGATCCCCACCCTGGTAATTTATTAGCAACACCAGATGGCAAATTGGCTTATCTCGACTTCGGAATGATGAGCGAAATTAAGCCACCACAGCGTTATGGTTTAATTGAAGCGATCGTCCACGTCGTCAACCGTGACTTTGAAGGATTAGCAAAAGACTACGTTAAATTAGACTTCTTATCGCCAGAAACCGATTTAACACCAATTATCCCAGCTTTTGCCAGAGTCTTTGCTGATGCCCAAGGAGCCAGCGTTGCCGACCTTAACATTAAAAGCATCACCGATGAACTATCGGCTTTGATGTATGAGTATCCTTTCCGCGTACCGCCCTACTACGCCTTAATTATTCGTTCTCTCGTTACTCTCGAAGGGATTGCAATATTTATAGATCCCACCTTTAAAGTCCTCAGCGAAGCTTATCCCTACGTTTCTAAACGCCTGTTAACAGACCAAGCACCGCAATTAAGAGCATCATTGCAAGACTTGCTATTTAAAGATGGCAGATTTCGCTGGAATCGCTTAGAGAACCTGTTACGTAATGCACGTAACAGTCAAGACTATGACTTCAATTTAGTGCTGAATCAGGGAATAGAATTTCTGTCATCAGAACGTGGTGCTTTCATTCTTGACAAGCTAGTAGATGAATCTGTTAATGGACTTGATGCTTTAAGTAAAAACGTTTTGCATAACTTCACCTCTCTCTTACGGGAACGAGTTGGATTGACAGCAGTTAATGAAACTCCAGCAGCGACAGTTGAGCAACAACAAACCTTAGAGCATATCAAACATATATTAGGTATTCTCCGAGAAACACGAGGCTTTGACCCACTGCAACTTGCGACTCAAATTTCTCAGTTATTGGTAAATTCCGATGTACAACGTTTAGGTCAACAAATTGCCAACCGCTTCACGCAAAAAGCTGTAGCTAGATTGATTCGGCAATTATTGGCATCGTAG
- a CDS encoding TIGR03643 family protein, protein MKLPNLDSETINRIIEMAWEDRTSFDAIEAQFGLLEKQVIALMRREMKESSFQMWRKRVTKRNTKHLSKREFIAGRFKSHNQKT, encoded by the coding sequence ATGAAGCTACCTAACCTCGATTCAGAAACTATAAATCGCATTATTGAGATGGCATGGGAAGATAGAACATCTTTTGATGCGATTGAGGCTCAGTTTGGACTGCTGGAGAAACAGGTAATTGCCTTAATGAGGCGTGAAATGAAAGAATCTAGTTTTCAGATGTGGCGAAAGCGAGTTACCAAACGCAATACAAAACATTTATCTAAGCGAGAATTTATTGCAGGTCGGTTTAAATCGCACAATCAAAAAACGTAA
- a CDS encoding ABC transporter ATP-binding protein, which translates to MRSTIPVVASEQASKQLSTLRRFLQYLLLYRKEIPIALTLVFIGAVTQAIGPFFLGWSIDRLIEKGNLQGLLLLLGLLALNYGLGVLAIRGQIIRVGWIMQRLLAQLRQDIFLKIQSLPLSFFDRSEAGDLMSRLLNDVNTVNQAFGLTIAQMLGNIFSLVGIIIAMLSINLQLGLLSNLVVPLMIFTTSLFARWARARFRVTRQTIGELSAKLEEDIGSVREAQAFNRVQTNIAQFDVLNAANRDANVEAVAITSAFLPSIDFLNTLATAGVLAYGGYLAVTGAVTVGVVTSFLLYVQQFFRPIQILSQFYTQAQSAFAGLERIFLLLDEPSELKDAPDATEMPPIQGEVRFENVKFGYNPDQLVLKGVNLHAYPGQMIALVGPTGSGKSTIINLILRFYDVSGGAVKIDDIDVRSVTQASLRRQIGIVLQDNILFSGTVAENIAFGAPHTTQADIEAAAQLANVHEFITSLPQGYTTQLGERGAPLSQGQRQLISIARAVLINPRILILDEATSSIDTRTEALVQSAIARLLQGRTSFVIAHRLSTVTQADQVLVIQQGQIVEQGTHAELINRQGVYANLYGLQLGAAADTTVLQNEK; encoded by the coding sequence ATGAGAAGCACTATTCCCGTTGTTGCATCTGAGCAGGCGAGTAAGCAACTTTCTACCCTGCGGCGCTTTTTGCAATACCTGCTACTTTATCGCAAAGAAATTCCCATCGCCCTGACATTAGTATTTATTGGTGCTGTAACCCAGGCAATTGGGCCATTTTTCCTTGGTTGGTCAATCGATCGCCTAATTGAAAAAGGTAATTTACAGGGACTCCTACTGTTATTAGGTCTACTAGCGCTGAACTACGGACTTGGCGTTTTAGCAATCCGGGGTCAAATTATTCGAGTCGGCTGGATTATGCAGCGATTATTGGCTCAACTGAGGCAAGATATTTTTCTCAAAATCCAAAGTCTGCCCCTCAGCTTTTTCGATCGCAGCGAAGCGGGCGATTTAATGAGCCGTCTGCTGAATGATGTCAATACTGTGAATCAGGCATTTGGACTGACGATCGCCCAAATGCTAGGCAACATTTTCAGTTTGGTTGGTATCATCATTGCCATGCTCTCAATCAACCTGCAACTTGGCTTATTGAGCAACCTGGTTGTGCCACTGATGATTTTTACCACAAGTTTGTTTGCACGTTGGGCAAGAGCCAGGTTTCGCGTTACCCGACAGACCATTGGGGAGCTTTCCGCCAAGTTGGAAGAAGATATTGGCAGTGTCAGAGAAGCACAGGCATTTAATCGGGTACAGACAAACATCGCCCAATTTGACGTTCTTAACGCTGCTAATCGTGATGCCAACGTCGAAGCTGTAGCAATTACTTCGGCCTTTTTGCCCTCCATCGATTTTCTCAACACACTCGCAACCGCAGGTGTACTGGCTTATGGTGGCTATCTTGCCGTCACTGGGGCTGTAACAGTGGGCGTGGTGACATCCTTTTTACTTTACGTCCAGCAGTTCTTCCGCCCTATCCAGATTCTCAGCCAGTTTTACACCCAAGCTCAATCTGCCTTCGCCGGATTAGAGCGAATCTTTCTATTACTAGATGAACCGTCAGAACTCAAAGATGCACCCGATGCGACAGAAATGCCGCCGATTCAGGGGGAAGTGAGATTTGAGAATGTCAAGTTTGGCTATAACCCAGATCAATTGGTTCTCAAAGGGGTGAATTTGCACGCCTATCCAGGGCAGATGATTGCATTAGTCGGGCCGACCGGTTCGGGAAAAAGTACAATTATTAACTTGATTTTGCGCTTCTACGATGTATCTGGTGGTGCAGTAAAAATTGATGATATTGATGTGCGGAGTGTTACCCAAGCAAGTCTGCGCCGTCAAATTGGCATCGTTTTACAAGATAATATTCTGTTCAGTGGTACTGTCGCCGAAAACATTGCCTTTGGCGCTCCTCATACGACCCAAGCTGACATCGAAGCGGCTGCACAACTGGCAAATGTACATGAGTTCATTACCTCACTACCACAAGGCTATACAACCCAATTGGGTGAACGAGGAGCGCCCCTGAGCCAGGGACAACGACAACTGATCAGTATTGCTCGTGCGGTATTAATTAACCCACGAATTCTGATTCTTGATGAAGCCACCAGCAGCATTGACACGCGCACAGAAGCGCTAGTACAAAGTGCGATCGCTCGTTTGCTGCAAGGTCGTACCAGTTTCGTAATTGCCCACCGCCTTAGCACAGTTACCCAGGCAGATCAGGTATTAGTAATTCAGCAGGGACAAATTGTAGAGCAAGGTACTCACGCCGAACTCATCAATCGGCAAGGTGTATACGCCAACCTCTATGGTCTACAACTGGGTGCAGCAGCAGACACAACGGTTCTTCAAAACGAAAAGTAA
- a CDS encoding ABC transporter ATP-binding protein: protein MVQQPKLQETSSIQSMQRVLKSLSTYRWTSLGALVSLLLLTIANAVTPQLFRWGIDQGITQKNLQVVLYSAAWMVLAAIARGLFNFGQSYLAEAASQGVAYDLRNKIFSKIQNLSFSYHDQAQTSQLLTRVTSDIEQIRTFVGTSLIQVIGGVVTLVTIAVILLVMNWELALITLTAVPISAWLMARFVGRNNKLFRQVQEQLSDLNAVLQENLLGIRVVKAFVRESAERSRYTTLNDGLVRANMKTISAIHNTFPFIFLLSNFVTLAVFGYGGAQVIGRRFSIGELVAFNSYLALILQPILLIGFAAPAIAQSAASAERVYEVVDAEVEIRDRPGAVPFDTCVGRITFENVSFRYPGATTETLKEVSFETKPKELIAVLGMTGSGKSTIMNLLARFYDVTGGAVRIDGRDVKDFTLKSLRSRIGIVFQETTLFSGTIRENIAYAKPDATLEQVIEVAKTAQMHDFIISLPDGYETIVGERGVGLSGGQKQRIAIARTLLTDYSILILDDSTSAVDAKTAAHIQAELDGLMRQKACTTFVVAQRISTVKNADRIFLMDKGRLVAQGTHEELMETSPLYGAILESQVKAKEKNDAKLR from the coding sequence GTGGTTCAGCAACCAAAACTCCAGGAAACTTCGTCGATACAGTCAATGCAGCGTGTGCTGAAAAGTTTAAGCACTTACCGATGGACTTCGTTAGGAGCATTGGTCAGCCTGTTACTGTTGACGATCGCAAATGCCGTTACCCCACAACTATTTAGATGGGGAATCGATCAGGGTATTACCCAAAAAAACCTCCAAGTTGTGCTGTACAGCGCCGCCTGGATGGTACTCGCCGCGATCGCTCGTGGTTTATTTAACTTTGGACAAAGCTATTTAGCAGAAGCAGCCTCTCAGGGTGTAGCTTATGACCTGCGAAACAAGATTTTCAGCAAAATTCAAAATCTTAGTTTCAGCTATCATGACCAAGCGCAGACTTCCCAACTCTTAACCCGTGTCACCAGCGATATTGAGCAGATCCGTACCTTTGTTGGTACTAGCTTAATTCAGGTCATTGGTGGAGTTGTCACACTGGTAACTATTGCAGTAATTTTGCTGGTGATGAACTGGGAACTAGCACTGATTACCCTAACAGCAGTGCCCATATCAGCATGGTTGATGGCAAGATTTGTCGGTCGGAATAACAAACTTTTTCGCCAAGTACAAGAACAATTAAGCGACCTCAATGCCGTATTGCAAGAGAACTTGTTAGGAATACGGGTAGTGAAAGCCTTTGTCCGGGAATCAGCCGAAAGGTCGCGTTACACAACCCTAAATGATGGTCTAGTTAGGGCAAACATGAAGACCATTAGCGCCATCCATAATACCTTCCCCTTTATCTTTTTGCTGAGTAACTTTGTCACACTGGCAGTTTTCGGCTATGGGGGAGCGCAGGTAATTGGGCGTAGATTTTCTATTGGCGAACTGGTGGCGTTTAACTCCTATTTGGCGTTGATTCTCCAACCAATTTTGTTGATTGGATTTGCTGCACCTGCGATCGCTCAATCAGCCGCTTCTGCTGAACGAGTCTATGAAGTTGTCGATGCAGAAGTAGAAATTCGCGATCGCCCCGGTGCTGTTCCATTCGACACCTGCGTTGGTAGAATCACCTTTGAAAATGTTTCCTTTCGCTATCCAGGAGCCACCACTGAAACCCTCAAAGAAGTTTCCTTTGAAACAAAGCCCAAAGAGCTAATCGCCGTTCTCGGAATGACTGGTTCCGGGAAAAGCACAATTATGAACTTGCTTGCCCGTTTTTATGATGTTACAGGGGGAGCAGTTCGCATTGACGGACGAGATGTCAAAGATTTCACACTCAAAAGCCTGCGATCGCGAATTGGTATTGTATTTCAGGAAACCACCCTTTTCTCTGGCACAATCCGCGAAAATATTGCCTACGCTAAACCCGATGCAACCCTAGAGCAAGTGATTGAGGTTGCAAAAACCGCCCAAATGCACGATTTTATTATCAGTTTACCCGATGGCTACGAGACGATTGTGGGTGAACGGGGCGTAGGCTTATCTGGTGGACAAAAACAAAGAATTGCGATCGCTCGAACCTTACTAACCGATTACAGTATTCTGATTTTGGATGATAGTACCTCGGCCGTAGATGCCAAAACTGCTGCCCATATTCAAGCCGAACTAGATGGCTTAATGCGCCAAAAAGCTTGTACAACTTTTGTAGTAGCTCAACGCATTAGCACCGTCAAGAATGCCGATCGGATTTTTCTGATGGATAAAGGTCGATTAGTCGCCCAAGGCACTCACGAAGAATTGATGGAAACCAGCCCCCTCTACGGTGCAATTTTGGAATCTCAGGTAAAGGCGAAAGAAAAAAACGATGCAAAACTAAGATAA